GCAGGCCTTCGAGGAGCTCTCCGGCATTCACCGGCATGTGGCCCTGCAGCACGGCGGAGACGTCGGGCAGCGGGCGGGCCCGGCGGAGAGGCGGGCCGCCGCCGAAGGGAGCGCGTCGGGGGGCTCGGCTCCCGCCGGAGCGGCCGGCGGGCACGCTCGCAGCAACCCCGAGATCTGCTGCGTTCTGCCGGACACCAGCCACCTCAGCTGCGATGATCTGACAAGGTAGGGAAGGCCCTCAGCGCTCTGGAGGTCCAGTACGGGCCAGGAGTGGGGTGCTGGgcggctcacagaatcacagaatgttcagggttggaagggtcctctgtggatcatctagtccaacccccctgccgaagcagggtcacctacagcaggctgcacaggaccttgtccaggcgggtcttgaacatctccagagaaggagaccccacaacctccctgggcagcctgttccagtgctctgtcaccctcagaataaagaagttcttcctcatgttcagaaggaacttcctaagcttcaatttgtgcccattgccccttgtcctgttgctgggcaccgctgaaaagagtctggccccatcctcctgacacccacccttgagatatttgtaggcatttctaaggtcccctctcagccttctcttcttcaggctgaacaagcccagctccctcagcctttcttcataggaaacGCCTGGCCTGATCCGCTGCCagtacttttatttttgtgaaggtCAGTCAGGTGATGCTTTAAGGCATGGAAAGAGCCTTCCCTGATAGTCCTTTAGATATGCAGATGCTTTGGGCACCTTCCTGAGGTACCTCTTTAGACCAACAGCCATCAGTGGCCGCCAGGAGTCACTCAGTTTGTTCGAATCCCTTTCACAACTCCTGGTACCTGTGCAAAACATGCAAACTACTGCTGGGCTGATAAGTAAATATGCTGCATCTTTTTTGATGGTAGAGGTGGGAACTTGGGAGGGTTGAACTGTCAGAGCTGTATCAACCCGCATTGTCAAAGCAGACCTATGCAGGTGTTACTTGGGGGCTTAGATCTGTAACCAAGGAAGGACTGTAACATGAAAGAGCAGAACAGCAGGGTACGCTTTGCGCAAgtcccatttctctccttcttcaGGTACCTTAAGGGCTCATCAGTTGTAAGTAGTTTGGCTAAAATGCATCTGACTGCGAGAGAGCTAGGCTTGCACTGCTTGGAATGCTGGTGCACACAGTCTCACTGAAAATTTTGCTTCTTAAATTTACGTAGCTCAAGCACTTGAATTTTCAAGTTCAGGTTTGTCAAATTAAGCCTTTAATGGCTCGTGGCACTTGTGTGCACAGAAAGCACCAATTCTTGTGTCCTGTGTGTTGAGAGAAACGTGACTAGAGCGCACGTGAGTAGAGCACGCTGTAGGCCGCTGGCAGAGGTGTCCCATGCGGCACAGACGCGCTCATTTTGTAACCAGTCCTGAGAACTAGGAATGGGGGAGCTCTTTTTAATTCatattctttctctttgaaaTAAATCAAACTCAGCAGCGCTAATCCCTCCaaagtttgtttgttgttttgttattttcctcACATCTGCCAGACGAAAATGGTCTCCTTTTTGAATGCTTACTGCTGACAGTACATTTGCGTGCTTTCAACCCTAACATCCTTTTCCTATTTGTTTATCTTTGCCGTGCTGTGGACAGCAAGGTGGGAGAAGTACTTCTGTATTACTGTTACTGTGAGGTGAAGGATCCAGAGAAGCTCTGTGCTTGGCAAAAGGCTCTGTGCCAGCATCTGCATCTCACTGGCAAGGTAAGGTTTTAAGCAGTGGttgtattcttaaaaaaaagcagctgctttgcttAGTGCAGGACAGAGGGGCATGTGGAGAACAAAGTGTTTTgcaccagaaggtgctagtctgttATCAGTCCATTAAGAAAGGCACTCGAACTCTGTAAAGTATCATTTAACATGCTACTTAAGAGATAACGCTACAGAGAAATAGAAAATAGTACAGATAACCTTATCTCTTTTGATGCTGAGAACTCTAGGTTGCACGGTGTTACGCGAGCCTCTGATCCATGCACAGCACACACACTGTGCAGACCCTGTCCTTGCAAGGGTTGCCCCATTTCCATGATGCGAACtgttacagttttttttttttacaggaaaacaagTCTTTTCGTGACTCCTACTGTCAAACAGAAAGGATATTCACATGAGCACTTCCTGATGCACTTTTAGATAAAGGCAAGGTCACGCAGGTAGCATAGTCACTGATATCAACAGGGAGCTGCGTGCAGCCATCTCTGTTAGGGTTGTTGGTCTGGGTTTGTCCTGCGGCTAAAGGATACGTGCAGCACCACACAGCCTGAAGGCCAAGCTGGAGGTGCAGTGCCGTGCAGCGTGGGTCTGGGCTCGCTCTGGTTAGCTGCTGTGTTGTCAttgtttagcctggctggatgcaggtgcccgccaaagctgcgctatcactccccctcctcagctggacagggcagaaaaaaatacaacaaaaggctcgtaggtcgagataaggacagggggagatcactcaacagttaccatcatgggcaaaacagactcaacttggagaaattagtttaatttgtcaccaattAAATCGGAGTagtataatgagaaataaatcttagaaacaccttccccccacccctcccttcttcccaagcttaacttcactcccgtttctctccctcctccccctgcgtggcacagggggatggggaatgggggttgcggtcagttcatcacacattgtctctaccgctccttccttctcacactgcccctgctccagcgtgaggtccctctcacgggcgacagttcttcacaaacttctccagtgtggtccttcccacgggctgcagctcttcacaaactgccccagcgtgggtccctcccacgaggtgcagtccttcaggaacaggctgctccagcgtgggtcccccatggggtcacaaggcctgccagcaaacctgctccagcacgagcTCGTCTCTCCATgagtccgcaggtcctggcaggagcctgctccagcacggggctccctatggggtcacagcctcctttggccatccacctgctccggcgtgaggtccctcccacgggctacaggtggatacctgctccactgtggacctccatgggctgcagcaggacagcctgcctcaccatagtctgctccacaggctgcaggggaatctctgctccagcgactggagcacctcctcctacTCCACTGGCCttcgtgtctgcagagttgtttctctcttgTATTCTCAGTCCTCTCTTCTAGCCACTGTTGTGCAGTGGTTTTCCCCTGAGATATGTTAGCCCGGAGGTGCTGCCATCACCACTGaagggctcagccttggccagcggcggttccgtcttggagccagctggctctggctctgtcagacacaggggaagcttctggcagcttctcacagaagtcacccctgtagcccctcctactaccaaaaccttgccacgaaAACCCAGTACATACGTGTGTCACTTAACTCCTCAATGCGCAGTGGTCTTCCTGTCAGAATCACTACACTGAGCTGTAATCCGTACTGTCTTGTCAGGAATGAGACGAGAGCAACTGACACCTGAGACCACACCATGGGATAGCAGTGCTCATTCCTGCACATACTCTTTGTTCTTATCTTTGCTGGCAGACTAGACCAAGGAGGTGAGTTGGCCCATCTAAGCTGGCCTGTTGAGGCTGTGGGCAAAGGTGAATTTTAGCCTCACGAAGCTGATGTTCCTAGGCTATCTGTGGGCAGAAGGATTTTTCAAGAGAGCAGCTCAGAGTGGGAGACTATTTTTGTGTTTGACTTGTCTTCCTAAGTAGCTTCTCTTTCTCTGCCAGTGGTGGGCACCTTCCCCGTTGGACATCAGCATGGGTCTGGCGGTGAAATGTCCTGACGCattcacttctttttttgctCATCtatcttgtctgtctgtctggttgttgatatttttctcttttttttttttttcttttcatctccagGACAGGTACAGCATTTGTCTTCTCAACCAGTGCTTTTTTCTCCTTGCCTCTTatattcagtgtttttttttttcccccaccacttcagagtttttgttcatttgtcaGTGCTGGAGATAAAATGACTCACACTGAAATTTAATATTACTGCAATATTATGCatatttacattttccttttagCTGTGTGAGTCATTGGGCAAAGTCCCATTGTTCTTCCTGAGGCAGACTTCCACTGGGAATTTTAATGCTGACTGCAGGATTTGCCTGTTACCCAGTTAGCATTTCTCTGTTAATTGCACAAACTTTTCTGACTGTCTTGATGTCTTTCTTTTGAAATGGCTCAGAAGTGATTACTGGGGTTTTATTCCTGTTTCATTTACTGTCTTCTTTATGTTCATCTTCAGTATAACCatattttccttccctcctcagtAGTCTCTTTTCTGGACATACTTCTGTGCTGCCTCGTATCACCCAGTCGTGTTTTGCTAATTTCACTGTGATCTGTTTTTGCTGTTACTGAGTCTTAGCCCCAGCTTCACCTCTTGCCTTCTAGGTACGAGTTGCTTCAGAAGGGATTAATGGGACAGTTGGTGGAAGCAAAGTAGCTACCAATCTCTACATTGAAGTTATGCTTTCTCAGCCTCTGTTCAAAGACATTTTGTGTCAAGAGGATTTCAAggtatggaaaaaataatttctacataGACATTGTTAATGCAGGATGTTTAATTTTTGAGAAATAAGCACATTGTTTCTTGATAGTATTACTTCTGCTCTAGCTGTTCTGCTTTCCCAGCACTGATCTAAGCCAAGGGTTTCTAACCTTACTTTGTTTAGGTATCTGTTGTTTTTTGCCATCAGTAGCGGTTATCGTGAGCAGTGATAGCAGTTGCTACAAGCTTtggctgctgtggctgcagctgcaaAGCCCCACTTACAAGTGAATGAAGGAGTGTGCTTTAGCCCAACCATCGTTCAACAAGCATTTAGTCCAACTTGATGGCCATCACAACATACACTTACCCAAGCAAAATATTCCTACACTCTCCTCTTCACCCTGATGTGAGATCCTCACCTAGAAGCCTACTGGTTTAGGTTCATGCAGGCTTTGGTGTCCATAGAGGTGCACTGTCGGTTCCATGAGTTGGATGTCTTCTAGAGAAAATGCAGAggtgaagtcacagaatcacagaatgttcggggttggaagggccctctgtggatcatctggtccaaccccccctgccaaggtagggtcacctagagcaggttgcacaggacctcgtccaggtgggtcttgaatatctccagagaaggagactccacaacctccctgggcagcctgtttcagggctccgtcaccctcagagggaagaagttcttcctcatgttcagctggaacttcctgtgcttcagtttgtgcccattgccccttgtcctgtcgctgggcaccactcaaaagagtttggccccatcctcctgacacccacccttaatatatttataggtatttatacggtcccctctcagccttctctttttcaggctaaacaagcccagctccctccccctttcctcgtaggagagtcAAGAGGTTTCTTCCTGCTCCAGTTAGTGCCTGACTGGAGGGAGAGTGAGGTGATAACTGCTGGTTCAGCCTGAGCATATGTGCTGATTGCTGTTTTCAGATGGTGATGGCAGCTGTGCCTGGCACTGTATGACATTCTGGTAGGCTTTTGCTGCCCCAGCAGTGTAGGTACTGCTTCCTCTGTGAggaaggaaagctgctgcttttattagcatttttcttttccacacaaTTTTATTTGCAGGCAGTACTATTTTGTTTTCCGTAAATAACTAGATCAAAGAGAGATAGTGAAACTTGTAAAACTCAAATCCCATGTAAAGCTGCAGTGCTGATTCAGTCTTAGCTTTTTAACTGTCTGTAGTGCTTGGCTGAATTTCCAAGTTAAATGTGACCTGTTAGTTACAATCATGTGTAGatgcaaaaacaaaacagggatGGAATTTTACCTTGACCTTGGCAAAACCTCCAACCCTGCATGATCTTTCTGGTCATTGACACTCATGCGTTAATACATGATGGTATTTTGTGTCTCAGTGTTCCTCTGCATGCTGTATACCCCAAGTAAGTGGGGGTTTCAGGTCCCTGTGCCATGAGGACGTGGGCATAGAGGAGCGAAAATTGAGCTTGCGACTATGGAAATATTCAGTGGCCACTGCAGTTGCTGCAGACTGATTTCCGTGATAGCTGGGGCAGTGCTGCACACCACTGCACTTTTGTTGGAGTGTTTGTGTGCTGGATAGTGCCTAAGCTATGTGTGAGGCACAGCCCCGCAGAAATCCTCACATCTTGTCGCCTGCAGTAGGGGTGCCAGCCAAAAAGGGCTTGCCAAGACCTCCAAAGGGGGAGTCCTGCACTTGAGTTTGGGACGGCGGGGGGTGTCAGACGCCACTGTTGTCCTGAGCCTGATTGACATCCCGTATGTGTCTTTCACGCCCCTGGACCACTGCAGTTCCCATCACACACATCATGACCAGAGGCCTGGCTGTGCTTGTGTCGGGGGCCAGAGGGTCTGAGGAGAACTGCAGGGCCCAGATGTGTCAATGTGATCCGTTACGTGAGGAGATTATTTAATATTCCTCTCAGGGTCAGCACGCTCTGTAGGGACCTTGACTGTCTCGTGACAGGTGCTAGTGACATTGCTTCTGACCAAGAtctgttctccttccccctcctcagtgaTTCCGCATCTGATGCCAAATGGCACCTGTCTCAGCTGCAGAGTAGTCACTGGGCCCAAGACACCCATCTGCCAGGTCACGGTAGGGTCCGCTGCCTCAACCTTAGGATTTAGCGTGCTGATTTCAGCAGTAGGGGCATCCTACTGTCACACTCACCAGCCCTCCTGCTCTGTTGTTGTGGCTCATCCTCTCTCTGACAGTTCTGTTCTGCTCAGCTCCCTCTGTTATGTTTGGATGGTGAGACATGCTGTCTCCAGAATCCTCTTACAGATTTTAACAGATATTTTGATTCATAAATGCAGCAGAGGAACTTGTCTTTCCCTCAGCCACCAAGACACTTTTATACTCTAATGAGTTGTAGAAGTTAAAGTGAATGGATAATTTTGATCTTAACACCTGGCAAATTTTGGTGGATTGTTTTTGTGTTTAATTTCCTAGAGCAGTGCAGGAGGAGCTCACTGTTTCCCAGACCTTCGAGTTGGAGTATTCAAAGAAATTGTACCTATGGGCATTGATCCAAAGATAGTGTCTTATAAAGAAACTGGTAAGTtgatttcatgaaaaaaaagccTCTCACCCAAGTGAGTGGTAAGTGAAGAACAAAGTACCTTtatcaaaaatatttccttctgcacAGTGGCCTGGACACAGGAGAAGTAGATGCAGAAATTTATTTCTTACTGGTAGTCAGAAAGTACTGGTGCAGGGAATTTGCTGGCCCAGGTTTTGGTCTGCTAAGTGTTTAGCTGCCTCAGAAAGCTGTAGAATTAACTTCCTATTTTGTGGGAAACAGTAGTGATTCAAATTACATCAAGCATTTACCTTGTTTTGGGGTAGGGACATAACCTTGTGCTTTAGTCAGGGAGTAAGTCATCGGCTAGGAATGGTTAGGAAAGACATTTCAGTGCCTGAATATATTCATATTTGTTCTAAATGTTCTGTAGGCTCTTGAGACTGCTCAGAAATGATACCATATAAAGAGGTCCAATGCTCTCTCCTTGTGGTTAGCTTGCAGTAAAACCAAGCTGTATAGAAGGAGGTTTCCATGGAGTTTTCTTTGTGGATCCAGTGGATTGTGGTGCTGTGGATACTGAGAGCCTTTTTTAGAAAATGGTAGAATCCCACAGAAGCTTACAGCTGAGTTGCTGTGTTAGAGACTGCTGACTTGGCTTTACTTGTGTTGAAATTAATGGCCATGCTTCTGCCTTTCACACTAAAGCAGAGCCAAGTTCTGCATCAGGTTCATGCCAGTCCCTGAACACAGGCtgcatttgttttctgctgcctgTATCTGCTTAGTATGGGTTATGCCTGATAAGATGCTGCTGGCTGTGCATCCGCTATAAGGACATTTATGTAGGTGGTAACCAGGAGCACAGAAAATAGCAACGAACAGAAcagttttgggctttttttttccacctagAGGGTTTGGTGGTGGTAAATTTCTGCAGCATCTTTCTGTGGTTTTTGACagagcattatttttttccccatatttttgACAGTTTGTGGGATGTATGTTtggatatttctttccttttttttttttcctttttcctcctattttacagcattttatgGAGATGGTTCCTATTACTTTGGCAGGTTGCTTGTAGGGTTATTTTTTAACAAGGTAAGGTTTTTTAGTTTTCAGTAGGCCAGGAGTCCTAAGTCCTGAGCAGCCTGAAGCTGAGCAACTCCATGTAAGTTGAAGTTGTACTGAAAGTAATAGttgcttatgggtttttttttttccatttttatcaaCAGAGAAGAgattaattgaaaaaaatgcatttctgtacGCTTCTTGCACCTCCAAATGTAATGAAAGATGAGCAAAGGAGAGGGAAAcatttttcactctttcttttaCAACTGTGAGAATTGCCAGGGGGACATAACAAAGATCATAGAGACAGGTGCCTgttggctgctgcttctgtcatGTGGAACAgcagtgttgtgttttttttcatttgccaaTAGGAAGCCAAACATGGATAAACTAGGCTGGTTGAGTTGGGATGAAAAGTCTGTGAACTATCACAGAAAATTTTTGTCTGGAAATGTGAGGAGAATGTGGATCAGTGAGATCATATGTAATACTGTTTTGTAGTTCTGCTTCTCacttatttctgttatttctttctttccttttcctttttttctgtttctggttttgtgtttttttttttttttattattttttgaaggAATCCATTTATCCCCTCAGGAATTTCATAGAGAAGTGGAACAGTATTTATCTCAGGCCAGTGAAGGACAAAGCGATACCATCTTGCTGGACTGTAGGAACTTCTATGAAAGTAAAATAGTAAGTGTTGTTTGTCTGCTTCTTGCAGTGTGTTACAGGTGCTGGGGGGAAGCATTTTGCATTGTGAGGGTGTAACCTTACTGGAAGAAGAGATTCTGTATTCCAGATCACTCTAATATGTACAAAGTTCAGTTTAGTAATGAACATTAGACACAGGCAGCAGAGGACCTGCTCAGCAACTCAGCATGGAGCATACCTGGCTAAGTGCTTATACAGCTTGGGGCAGAAAGTAGACAAAGTGGTCCATACAGTGAGTACCATATAGTTTGAAGTAAAATATCATAATTTGTAAGGATGTTTTCCAGTGTTTTTGCCTTGTCCCATATGTCAAAAAGAATAGGGGCATCCTACTGTCACACTCACCAGCCCTCCTGCTCTGTTGTTGTGGCTCATCCTCTCTCTGACAGTTCTGTTCTGCTCAGCTCCCTCTGTTATGTTTGGATGGTGAGACATGCTGTCTCCAGAATCCTCTTACAGATTTTAACAGATATTTTGGTGCATAAATGCAGCAGAGGAACTGCCTAAAGCAGCTGCAGTGAGCTGAGTGTTCTGGCCCAAAGGTTGGTTACTTCCTCGAGTTCGAAGCACAGACCTTACCATGTATAACTGCTGGTAACCAGTTGCATGGCCATCTGTTGCTATTGCAGGGACATTTCCGGGGCTGTCTGGCTCCAGATATCAGGAAGTTCAGCTATTTTCCCAGCTATGTAGATGAAAACCTGGAGCTGTTTAAAGACAAGCGTGTCCTGATGTACTGCACGGGAGGGATTCGTTGTGAAAGAGGGTCTGCTTACCTACGGAGCAAGGTGAGATGTCTTTCTGAGAGCGCAAGTGTCCGGGAGTTGAGTCTACTTTAGGAGCAGCTGTCTTTTCTTTTGCTGGTAAATTCTTACTGAGCACAAACTGCTCAATGAGCAGGTGGGGAGATAAATGTCTCTGACTCCCGCTTGCCTACTGCTGTCTGTCAAGGATGTGGGTAGTTTAATGCAGCTCAGGATGATCTGCATGGACTAGTGTCACAGCAGCGATTGCTCTGTGAAAATAATTATATAACCCATTTGCTGAGAAGTGGTATTTGTAAGTCTGCCCTGCCCATTGCAGCAGTGTTTTAGGAGGGCCTAAAAGCATTCTGTAGTGTTTCCACAAGCTGTGTTTGGGTTATGCTCAGTGGTCATTACTGCACAGACTGAGCATCTCAGAGCGGTGATAATCAGCCAGTCAGTGCTTTCCCGGTGTTACGGAATTAAATCCACCACACTGCATTGTTCTAACTGTGCTTTCCATCCCACTCTTCTCCTGGATCCTTCTCTCAAGGAGCAAGGGAACAGCACACATACATGTTCTCCAGAGATTTAAACCCcagtttttttctctgctgcacCAATGTGAACCCTGAGGTATTCTGCACCTGTAACAGCTGACTACATAAAAGCAGAATAAGCAGTAGTTCACAGAGGTTCAAAAGCATTTGATTGGTGATGCAGCAAACCTCCCTCAGCTGAGGAGGTTAGCAGCCTTTTTTTAACTGTAAGATTAAATGCACGTTTGGGTTCGTGTCAGCAAGCCAGCATTGTGGAGCTGCCCAGTAATCCCTAGTGGCCCTGTCTAGAGTGTGGGTGCAGGAGGTGAGTGAGAAGCCGCTGCTTTTCGTTGACCCTTGGTGTTTACAACATTTGCTTTGGGAACTCTGGCACACCACCACTGCTGCCGTCTCCTTCAGCTTTTCTGCTAATGTGCTTTAAACAGGCAGTGTGCAGAGAGGTTTACCAGCTAAAAGGTGGAATTCACAAGTACCTGGAAGAGTTTCCAGATGGATTCTACAGGGGCAAGCTGTTTGTGTTTGATGATCGTTACACCATTTGTTCCAATGAAGATATCATCTCAGGTAGGACTAGATAACGTAAGTGCAAAGGCTGGGAAGCTATTGCTATTGTTTCCACGGAGCTGTGCAGGTTAGGGGCAGCTAGACTGGTCTGTGTAATTTTCCTCATACTTGCTTTGATCTTTTAGTGCCATCACTTTTCATGATGATTGTCGGCTCCATGGCTTGAACACATAAAACACAAATGAGAGAAAAGGGTGTCTCTGAACAAGTGTTCCCTAAAACTGGGACAGTAAAAGGAAGCATTCCCTGTAGAACACCTGCCATCTGCAGCTATGGAGATGTATGTCAAGCACTACTGCTGTCGTTACCCCCTTGTTGCCCACAGTGCTGATCAGACTGTGGCTGGCCGAATGACCGAAGCGTTAAATAGTTCTCCTGCTGTCAGCTGTTCTCTGCTCCCGTAATCTCACAGAACATCAGCGTGGACTGGCGGGCACTGGGAGAGTGGTGGCACTAAGCTCTACagaacttttttattttcacgttttaaaaatttctgtagcCTGTAGAATTTGGTGACCTCTAGTTGAAGTCGTTAAGAATATTGCCTGGTCTTCTAGCTGGGGTCGCTCTTC
This DNA window, taken from Opisthocomus hoazin isolate bOpiHoa1 chromosome Z, bOpiHoa1.hap1, whole genome shotgun sequence, encodes the following:
- the TSTD2 gene encoding thiosulfate sulfurtransferase/rhodanese-like domain-containing protein 2 → MVPGEAPPPGPGSPRVSAEAAAGRKQRAFARRKAFSLFVKAREVPAAARCAGGGDGVRWRCCRQAFEELSGIHRHVALQHGGDVGQRAGPAERRAAAEGSASGGSAPAGAAGGHARSNPEICCVLPDTSHLSCDDLTSKVGEVLLYYCYCEVKDPEKLCAWQKALCQHLHLTGKVRVASEGINGTVGGSKVATNLYIEVMLSQPLFKDILCQEDFKSSAGGAHCFPDLRVGVFKEIVPMGIDPKIVSYKETGIHLSPQEFHREVEQYLSQASEGQSDTILLDCRNFYESKIGHFRGCLAPDIRKFSYFPSYVDENLELFKDKRVLMYCTGGIRCERGSAYLRSKAVCREVYQLKGGIHKYLEEFPDGFYRGKLFVFDDRYTICSNEDIISACRYCGILWDQYKLCSSQHCRQLVLTCPSCRNKGLTACCPVCQEKELKVTSRASGQALKEECECTRRRARVPTEHISRRTLDAGKD